The Nitrospira tepida genome includes a window with the following:
- the rsmA gene encoding 16S rRNA (adenine(1518)-N(6)/adenine(1519)-N(6))-dimethyltransferase RsmA, which translates to MLPRPLKQLGQHFLIDTNIVRKIVALADLSGQETVFEIGPGRGILTRALCGVASRVIAVEIDRQLYEHLRDHTRDCANLELHHGDALNFPLSSLPEEAVVVANLPYYLSTALLFRLLDHRDRCSRLVLMLQTEVARRLIAGPGSKDYGVLSVLTQVAAEVELAFHVSAQCFRPRPEVGSSVVKLRITRPGLVPPAQEKVFRLVVRASFAHRRKRLLNSLRDEGFAPAAVQAALARLRRSSDCRAEELSLEEFVQLAEALGQPMESDAVHGDSGPSV; encoded by the coding sequence ATGCTCCCCCGCCCGCTCAAGCAACTCGGCCAGCACTTTTTGATCGATACGAACATCGTGCGAAAGATCGTCGCCCTGGCCGATCTTTCCGGACAGGAGACAGTGTTCGAGATCGGGCCGGGACGGGGGATTCTGACCCGCGCCCTCTGCGGCGTCGCCTCCCGCGTCATTGCCGTCGAGATCGACCGGCAACTGTACGAACACCTCCGGGACCACACGAGGGATTGCGCCAACCTGGAGCTTCATCACGGAGACGCGCTGAACTTTCCCTTGAGCAGTCTGCCGGAGGAGGCCGTCGTGGTCGCCAACCTGCCCTATTATCTTTCCACGGCCCTGCTGTTTCGCCTGCTGGACCATCGGGATCGCTGCTCGCGCTTGGTGTTGATGCTGCAAACAGAAGTGGCGCGCCGCCTCATTGCGGGGCCGGGGAGCAAGGACTATGGCGTGCTCTCCGTGCTTACGCAGGTTGCGGCCGAGGTGGAGTTGGCCTTTCATGTGTCCGCCCAGTGTTTTCGGCCCAGGCCGGAGGTCGGCTCGTCGGTGGTGAAACTGCGCATCACACGGCCCGGGCTCGTCCCGCCGGCGCAGGAGAAAGTGTTTCGGCTTGTCGTGCGGGCCTCGTTCGCGCACCGGCGCAAACGGCTGCTCAACTCGCTGCGCGACGAGGGGTTTGCGCCGGCTGCGGTGCAGGCGGCCTTGGCGCGGCTCCGCCGCTCGTCCGATTGCCGGGCGGAGGAATTGTCGCTCGAGGAGTTTGTGCAACTTGCCGAGGCGTTGGGGCAACCGATGGAGTCCGATGCCGTTCACGGCGACTCGGGACCGAGTGTATAA
- a CDS encoding FtsK/SpoIIIE family DNA translocase has protein sequence MGASTTARRGDARRVGTPPSHIRREIVAVVLITLGLLLLLSLLSYIPGDRPPNNGTSAGPSAASPSKNLIGTVGAATASALFWLIGAGAYVLPLFLIHVGIRCFMQDNVTVPLKTALYSTVALVSLSGFLHLELPGIPTLVGGVVQRGLSGGVIGQGLASFLTAYFASTGAHIILFSILLVTLLLSTSTSLAHMMDRLSGWMELGQEVQSALRDWLEERLEQRNKRNRRARTKPPKINRSTADSSAPTEEEFDQEEDEEAFDPSLQAPVVRTVQPAPIEEPIEPPQPAPSAVRSDYRLPDPRELLDDPPQQTARMTDQELKAQSEVLAKALLSFGIEGKVTEVHPGPVVTMYEYEPAPGVKVSRIVNLADDLALAMKAMSLRIVAPLPGKSVVGIEVPNRQRETVSFKEVIMSEAVTRSRSKLTMALGKDIFGTPVAADLRTMPHVLVAGATGAGKSVSLNTMLLSILFNARPDEVKLLLIDPKMLELQTYDGIPHLLRPVITDPKSAARGLGWVVQEMERRYKLLAEAGVRNIEGYNRWVHKEQGGTAGEPDKGAPEQPELPIFLSEEERLSAGESDQPPLPTGELGPQPKTPPAPLPYIVVMIDELADLMMVAPKDVEEKIARLAQMARAAGIHLVLATQRPSVDVLTGLIKANFPARIAFQVASKTDSRTILDANGAEALLGRGDMLYMASGTGRLMRIHGSFVADEDVRRVVAVVKKQAAPSYTSSEQFQRQEEAAEEEAKDEVYEQAKELVLSTGQASASLIQRRLRVGYPRAARMVEQMEAEGIVGAAGRDGRREVLGRRGPVGQAHGE, from the coding sequence ATGGGTGCATCCACCACGGCGAGACGCGGTGACGCCCGCAGAGTTGGAACTCCTCCTTCACATATCCGGCGCGAGATCGTTGCCGTTGTTCTGATCACGCTCGGTCTGCTGCTGCTCCTCAGTCTCCTGTCGTATATCCCAGGTGACAGACCGCCGAACAATGGCACCTCCGCGGGTCCCTCTGCGGCGTCTCCCAGCAAGAATTTGATCGGCACGGTCGGCGCGGCGACGGCCTCGGCCCTGTTTTGGCTGATCGGGGCGGGCGCCTACGTGCTGCCCCTGTTCCTGATCCATGTCGGCATCCGTTGTTTCATGCAGGATAACGTGACCGTGCCGCTGAAGACCGCGCTCTATTCCACCGTGGCGCTGGTCTCCCTCAGCGGCTTTCTGCATTTGGAGCTGCCCGGCATTCCGACGCTGGTCGGCGGCGTCGTCCAGCGGGGGCTCAGCGGCGGGGTCATCGGCCAGGGGCTTGCCTCGTTCCTCACGGCCTATTTTGCCAGCACGGGCGCCCACATCATCCTGTTTTCCATCCTGTTAGTGACGCTGCTGCTCTCCACCTCCACCTCGCTCGCCCATATGATGGACCGATTGTCCGGTTGGATGGAGCTGGGGCAGGAGGTCCAGTCGGCCCTCCGCGACTGGTTGGAAGAGCGCCTTGAGCAGCGGAACAAGCGAAACCGGCGGGCCAGAACGAAGCCGCCCAAGATCAATCGCTCGACGGCCGACAGCTCTGCTCCAACCGAAGAGGAGTTTGATCAGGAAGAGGACGAAGAGGCATTCGACCCGTCACTGCAGGCGCCGGTGGTCAGAACCGTCCAGCCCGCTCCGATCGAGGAACCTATCGAGCCGCCGCAACCGGCGCCGAGCGCCGTGCGGTCGGATTATCGTCTTCCCGATCCTCGTGAGTTGCTCGACGATCCGCCGCAGCAAACAGCTCGGATGACGGATCAGGAACTCAAGGCCCAGTCGGAGGTCTTGGCCAAGGCACTCCTGAGCTTCGGGATCGAGGGCAAAGTGACGGAAGTCCACCCCGGTCCGGTCGTGACGATGTATGAGTACGAACCGGCGCCGGGCGTGAAAGTCTCACGGATCGTGAATCTGGCCGATGACTTGGCCTTGGCCATGAAGGCGATGAGCCTCCGGATCGTGGCGCCCCTGCCGGGCAAATCGGTGGTCGGCATCGAGGTGCCCAACCGCCAGCGCGAAACCGTGTCGTTCAAGGAAGTGATCATGAGCGAGGCGGTCACCCGCTCCCGCTCCAAGCTGACGATGGCGCTGGGGAAGGATATCTTCGGCACGCCGGTGGCGGCGGACCTGCGGACCATGCCCCACGTGCTGGTGGCGGGCGCGACCGGCGCGGGCAAGAGCGTCAGCTTGAATACGATGCTGCTCAGCATCCTGTTCAACGCCCGGCCGGATGAGGTCAAGCTGCTGTTGATCGATCCGAAGATGTTGGAGTTGCAGACCTACGACGGGATTCCCCATCTGCTGCGGCCCGTCATTACCGATCCCAAGTCGGCGGCTCGAGGACTGGGCTGGGTCGTCCAGGAAATGGAACGCCGTTATAAGCTGCTGGCGGAAGCGGGGGTGCGCAACATCGAAGGGTACAATCGTTGGGTCCACAAGGAGCAGGGGGGAACCGCGGGCGAACCGGACAAGGGCGCTCCCGAGCAGCCGGAATTGCCGATCTTCTTGTCGGAAGAGGAGCGGCTTTCCGCTGGAGAGAGCGACCAGCCTCCCCTGCCGACCGGAGAGCTCGGTCCTCAACCCAAGACGCCGCCCGCTCCCTTGCCCTACATCGTCGTGATGATCGATGAGTTGGCCGACCTGATGATGGTGGCCCCGAAGGACGTGGAGGAGAAGATCGCCCGCCTGGCGCAAATGGCCCGCGCCGCCGGGATTCATTTGGTGCTGGCCACGCAACGTCCCTCGGTGGATGTGCTGACCGGGTTGATCAAGGCCAACTTCCCCGCCCGCATCGCCTTTCAGGTCGCCTCCAAGACCGATTCGCGGACCATCCTGGATGCCAACGGAGCCGAAGCCCTGCTCGGCCGGGGAGACATGTTATATATGGCCTCGGGGACCGGACGGTTGATGCGCATCCATGGGTCGTTCGTGGCGGACGAAGACGTGCGGCGCGTTGTGGCCGTGGTCAAGAAACAGGCAGCCCCGAGTTACACGAGCTCGGAGCAATTCCAGCGCCAGGAGGAAGCGGCGGAAGAGGAAGCCAAGGACGAAGTGTATGAACAGGCCAAGGAACTGGTCCTCTCGACAGGCCAGGCTTCGGCCTCGCTCATTCAACGGCGTTTGCGGGTCGGCTATCCGCGGGCGGCGCGCATGGTCGAGCAGATGGAGGCGGAGGGGATTGTCGGGGCGGCGGGCCGCGACGGCCGCCGGGAAGTGTTGGGCCGGCGCGGCCCGGTCGGGCAGGCACATGGAGAATAG
- a CDS encoding LolA family protein, which yields MMASGSNRTKEQRRQDRSRRMVIVLCTLSLVLLGQGLLSGPSPAQEDKAVQEIKAVVKKIQARYEQTKDLQADFAQKTRVEGFATPITSSGRLFLKRPGRLRWDYVEPNREEIYVNQDDVKMYVPEHSQVLIGKLTQMAASQAPLQLLQGIGKIDEEFNVAPAPNHARGAGGLPLVVLTPKTKDQQAARPFQQIVLEADPKTHYIKSLTLHELSGNVATFEFSSVKPNTGLQDGLFDFTAPAGTEVVRAPSFRAP from the coding sequence ATGATGGCGTCGGGGTCGAATCGAACGAAGGAGCAGAGGCGACAGGATCGCAGCCGGCGGATGGTCATCGTTCTATGCACGTTGTCACTCGTCCTGCTTGGCCAAGGCCTGCTAAGCGGCCCGAGCCCGGCTCAAGAGGACAAGGCGGTTCAGGAGATCAAAGCCGTCGTCAAGAAAATACAGGCCCGTTACGAGCAGACCAAGGACTTGCAGGCGGACTTCGCGCAGAAGACCAGGGTCGAGGGGTTTGCGACACCCATCACGTCATCCGGCCGCTTGTTTTTGAAGCGTCCCGGCCGGTTGCGGTGGGACTACGTCGAGCCGAACCGCGAGGAGATTTACGTCAACCAGGACGACGTCAAGATGTACGTGCCGGAGCACAGCCAGGTGCTGATCGGCAAGCTGACGCAGATGGCCGCCTCGCAGGCGCCGCTCCAGTTGCTCCAAGGAATCGGCAAGATCGACGAGGAGTTCAACGTGGCGCCCGCGCCGAATCATGCGCGCGGCGCCGGCGGGCTTCCGCTGGTGGTGCTGACTCCCAAGACGAAGGACCAGCAGGCGGCGCGACCCTTCCAGCAGATCGTGCTGGAGGCGGACCCCAAGACCCACTATATCAAGAGCCTGACCCTGCACGAATTGAGCGGCAATGTGGCGACCTTTGAGTTTTCCTCCGTGAAGCCGAACACGGGATTGCAGGATGGGCTTTTCGACTTCACGGCGCCGGCCGGCACCGAGGTGGTGCGGGCGCCGAGTTTTCGCGCTCCGTGA
- a CDS encoding 2OG-Fe(II) oxygenase, giving the protein MKLADTLKADLGAEIEQAIRSLDFDELRQTYWRQGEFLFIKEFLPREIVEQYLVPQAQTVKPLVNRNYVPGHKKGGSVSYFQVIDRAPRFLELYRSPAFLEFLNRLVGAKLMLCPDSDPHSCALYYYTEAGDHIGYHYDTSYYKGARYTILMGLVDRSEHCRLVCQLHKKDPAKTSDEMRLATGPGDLVIFNGDRLWHAVTPLAEGEERIVLTMEYVTNPDMNPVKRLYSNLKDAVAYFGLKAFLPRRPASS; this is encoded by the coding sequence ATGAAATTAGCTGACACCCTGAAAGCGGATCTCGGAGCCGAGATCGAACAGGCCATTCGTTCACTGGATTTTGACGAACTGCGGCAGACCTACTGGCGGCAGGGCGAGTTCCTCTTCATCAAGGAATTTCTGCCGCGTGAAATCGTGGAGCAGTATCTGGTGCCGCAGGCGCAGACGGTCAAGCCCTTGGTCAACCGCAACTATGTTCCGGGGCATAAGAAGGGCGGCAGCGTCAGCTATTTTCAGGTCATCGACCGGGCCCCGCGCTTCCTCGAACTCTATCGATCGCCAGCCTTCCTCGAATTCCTGAACCGTCTGGTCGGGGCAAAGCTGATGTTGTGTCCGGACAGCGATCCTCATTCCTGCGCCCTCTACTATTACACGGAAGCGGGGGATCACATCGGGTACCACTACGACACGTCCTACTACAAGGGCGCGCGCTATACCATTTTGATGGGGCTCGTCGACCGGTCGGAACATTGCCGGCTGGTCTGCCAACTCCACAAGAAGGACCCGGCAAAAACCAGCGACGAAATGCGACTCGCGACCGGCCCCGGCGATCTGGTCATCTTCAACGGCGACCGGCTCTGGCACGCCGTCACGCCGTTGGCCGAGGGGGAAGAACGGATCGTCCTTACCATGGAATATGTCACGAACCCCGACATGAATCCGGTCAAGCGGCTCTACTCCAACCTCAAGGACGCCGTGGCCTATTTCGGCTTGAAGGCGTTTCTACCCCGACGCCCCGCCTCCTCCTGA
- a CDS encoding HigA family addiction module antitoxin produces MRMKNPPHPGRIIRQECIEPLNLTVTAAAKHLRVTRQALNNLVNERAGVSPEMAIRLSKAFGASPEVWLGLQLDYDLAHAAKRAAGLNIPRIEPRETTPAA; encoded by the coding sequence ATGCGCATGAAGAACCCCCCGCATCCTGGCCGCATCATCCGGCAGGAGTGCATCGAGCCTCTGAACCTGACCGTGACCGCCGCCGCGAAGCACTTGCGCGTCACGCGGCAGGCCCTTAACAATCTTGTCAACGAGCGGGCCGGGGTTTCGCCGGAAATGGCCATCCGCCTTTCCAAAGCGTTCGGCGCCAGTCCCGAAGTCTGGCTTGGCCTTCAGCTCGACTACGATCTGGCCCATGCCGCCAAGCGCGCGGCCGGCTTGAACATTCCTCGTATCGAGCCGCGGGAAACTACGCCGGCGGCCTAG
- a CDS encoding HAMP domain-containing sensor histidine kinase, with product MVFFSLIIIVTCSGLSWYFLYNKQATMTQQLTNIGRILVKNLTFNPRVRFAIATEDLLTLTEFADVALAVEDVVYVVISDSEGKPLVAKTKGAFTDGTHRVRSPKTPLYPDPTLAPRLLQTSTTEPILSYMAAREGSDPQVRVAERGNPLWPSAVGGEGVYDLALPVTKPADRDLLLEGPSLESQETLAPPRKGAETSPRIYGLIQVGLSESRLSQALMEAVRTSALLTMLIILGGIAGTILLTNRIITPLRSLAVIARRISGGDLSATVQPTTDDEVGELTTTFNSMTQSLKDRDQAISRNLETISRQVRQLTTLNQAGAVITSTLELDRLLSTVLQLLTDNLGFARMALFFYDQESGHARLVRVSGIPEDIVRLWGQIDIPVRDQDTLGAETLIRGKPLLVQDLEAVSERVYPPALDIMRRIQVRSFVMAPLRTQQRILGYLAGDRGDSRCTQEDLDLLTTVASHVAVAIDNARTYHQLENLTESLEHRVRERTQELLAANERLRELDKLRSAFVSIVSHELRTPMTAIRGYVDNMLDGLTGPLTDKQSHYLNRVKFNADRLTHMIAELLDLSRIEAGRVEVHWSSVNLTELVEEVVDDLRRPASEKGIAIETRSVGSTLVVRADRDKLGQILTNLVGNASKFTPRGGRITVETSLVEPEQVQISVTDTGCGIPPDELPKVFERFFRGGAVPPEARGAGLGLSIVKSLVELHRGRVSVESRVGEGTTFFVTLPINQPDQPRPGGTA from the coding sequence GTGGTCTTTTTCAGCTTGATCATCATTGTCACCTGCTCGGGGTTGAGCTGGTATTTTCTCTACAACAAACAGGCCACGATGACGCAGCAACTGACCAACATCGGGAGGATTCTCGTCAAGAACCTGACCTTCAATCCCCGGGTGCGCTTCGCCATCGCCACCGAGGACCTGCTGACGCTGACCGAATTCGCGGACGTCGCGCTCGCCGTGGAAGACGTCGTCTACGTCGTGATTTCCGATTCGGAGGGCAAACCGCTCGTCGCCAAGACCAAAGGCGCGTTCACCGACGGCACGCATCGGGTCCGATCGCCCAAGACGCCGCTCTATCCCGATCCCACGCTGGCGCCCCGTCTGCTTCAAACCTCCACCACGGAGCCGATCCTTTCCTATATGGCCGCTCGGGAAGGGAGCGACCCGCAGGTTCGCGTGGCGGAACGGGGCAATCCGCTGTGGCCCTCGGCCGTCGGCGGCGAAGGCGTCTATGACTTGGCGCTCCCGGTGACCAAGCCGGCCGATCGCGACCTCTTGCTCGAGGGGCCGTCGCTCGAAAGCCAGGAGACCCTGGCGCCGCCCCGGAAGGGCGCCGAGACCTCGCCGAGGATCTATGGGCTCATCCAAGTCGGGCTGTCGGAATCGCGCCTGAGCCAGGCCCTGATGGAGGCCGTCCGCACCTCCGCCTTGCTCACGATGCTCATCATTCTCGGCGGCATCGCCGGCACCATCCTGCTGACGAATCGGATCATCACCCCGCTGCGGTCGCTGGCCGTCATCGCTCGGCGGATCAGCGGCGGGGATCTGTCGGCCACCGTCCAGCCCACCACGGACGATGAAGTCGGCGAACTCACCACGACGTTCAACAGCATGACCCAGTCGCTGAAGGACCGCGATCAAGCCATCTCCAGAAACCTGGAAACGATCTCCCGGCAGGTCCGGCAATTGACGACGTTGAACCAGGCCGGCGCCGTCATCACCTCGACGCTGGAACTGGACCGGCTGCTGAGCACGGTGCTCCAGTTGCTGACGGACAATCTGGGCTTCGCCCGCATGGCGCTCTTTTTCTACGACCAAGAAAGCGGCCACGCGCGGCTGGTCCGGGTCTCCGGTATCCCGGAGGATATTGTTCGGCTTTGGGGTCAGATCGACATTCCGGTCCGGGACCAGGATACCCTGGGCGCAGAGACCTTGATCCGAGGCAAACCGCTACTGGTCCAGGATCTCGAAGCTGTGTCTGAGCGCGTGTATCCGCCTGCGCTCGACATCATGAGGCGGATCCAGGTCCGGTCGTTCGTCATGGCGCCGCTTCGGACGCAACAGCGCATTCTCGGGTACCTGGCCGGCGACCGGGGCGACTCCCGCTGCACCCAGGAGGATCTCGACCTGTTGACCACGGTCGCGAGCCATGTGGCCGTCGCCATCGACAACGCCAGGACCTATCATCAGTTGGAAAACTTGACCGAGAGTTTGGAGCACCGCGTTCGTGAACGGACGCAAGAGCTGCTCGCCGCCAATGAACGGTTGAGGGAACTGGACAAGCTTCGATCCGCGTTCGTGTCGATCGTCTCCCACGAACTGCGCACCCCCATGACGGCGATCCGCGGCTACGTCGACAACATGCTCGACGGGTTGACCGGCCCCCTGACCGACAAGCAGAGCCATTACCTCAACCGGGTGAAGTTCAACGCCGATCGGCTCACCCATATGATCGCGGAGCTGCTTGACCTCTCCCGAATCGAGGCGGGCCGCGTCGAAGTGCATTGGAGTTCCGTCAACCTGACCGAACTGGTCGAGGAGGTCGTGGACGATCTCCGCCGCCCGGCTTCGGAGAAGGGCATCGCGATCGAAACCCGCTCGGTCGGATCGACGCTCGTCGTCAGGGCCGATCGCGACAAGTTGGGACAGATCCTGACGAACCTGGTCGGCAACGCCTCCAAGTTCACGCCGCGCGGAGGTCGGATTACGGTCGAGACCTCTTTGGTGGAACCGGAGCAGGTGCAGATCTCCGTCACCGACACCGGCTGCGGCATCCCGCCGGACGAGCTGCCGAAGGTGTTCGAGCGGTTTTTCCGAGGAGGAGCCGTCCCGCCGGAGGCGCGCGGAGCCGGCTTGGGGTTGTCGATCGTCAAATCCCTGGTCGAGTTGCACCGGGGGCGCGTCTCGGTCGAAAGTCGCGTCGGGGAGGGCACGACCTTCTTCGTGACGTTGCCGATCAATCAGCCGGATCAGCCGCGGCCCGGCGGAACGGCGTAG
- a CDS encoding ABC transporter substrate-binding protein: MNRWRPAPWPLVLALSFAWLVSLHSVGESEATEIAILKSSDLSAYNQAVEGFRSTATNDNLTLREYDLEGDLERGRKLARRIRASDASLVLAVGVKAALAAKLEVLDVPVVYCLVLDPDKYDLSAPNLSGISLEVPPAQQFATMKTILPKLKRVGVLYDPGKTARLLQEATAVAKQQGIELLAQPISSEREIPPMLRTLLPLVDALWLVPDTTVLSEESLPFILQESLDANRSVFGFSSEFVKRGALLGLSVNYRDIGKQAARLSKRILDRQVVPPVKTVPDHFNLALNLKTARFLGLDIPPEIERRADERY, from the coding sequence GTGAACCGATGGCGTCCCGCCCCATGGCCGCTGGTCCTGGCGCTCTCCTTCGCCTGGCTGGTGTCTCTCCATTCCGTGGGCGAGAGCGAGGCCACTGAGATCGCCATCCTCAAATCCTCCGACCTGTCGGCCTATAATCAGGCCGTCGAAGGCTTCCGCTCCACCGCCACGAACGACAACCTCACTCTCCGCGAATACGATCTGGAAGGAGACCTGGAACGGGGGCGCAAGCTGGCGCGCCGCATCCGCGCCTCCGACGCCTCGCTCGTGCTGGCCGTGGGCGTGAAGGCCGCGCTCGCTGCCAAGCTCGAAGTCCTCGATGTCCCGGTCGTCTATTGTCTGGTGCTCGACCCCGACAAATACGACCTCTCCGCGCCGAACCTCTCCGGCATCTCGCTCGAAGTCCCGCCGGCCCAGCAATTCGCCACGATGAAAACGATCCTGCCGAAGCTCAAACGGGTGGGCGTTCTGTACGACCCCGGCAAGACCGCTCGGCTGCTGCAGGAGGCGACCGCTGTCGCGAAACAGCAGGGAATCGAGCTGCTGGCCCAGCCGATTTCCTCCGAGCGCGAGATTCCTCCGATGCTGCGCACCCTGCTTCCGCTGGTCGATGCCCTCTGGCTGGTCCCTGATACGACCGTGCTGAGCGAGGAGTCCCTGCCGTTCATCCTCCAGGAGAGTTTGGACGCCAACCGGTCGGTCTTCGGCTTTTCGTCGGAGTTCGTGAAGCGGGGCGCGCTCCTTGGCCTGTCCGTGAACTACCGCGACATCGGCAAACAAGCGGCGCGGCTGTCCAAGCGCATTCTGGACCGGCAGGTCGTGCCGCCCGTCAAAACGGTCCCCGATCACTTTAATCTGGCCCTCAACCTCAAGACCGCTCGCTTCCTCGGCCTCGACATTCCTCCCGAGATCGAGCGACGCGCGGACGAGCGCTATTAG
- a CDS encoding PAS domain S-box protein, whose product MITSTSDCSILIVDDDPDIGFTLQELLEHDGYKVEFVGTGTEALSQTQDRHYNAVILDLGLPDLDGLSVLESLQRMDPTLPVIILTAFTNSERTIGSLMQGAFAYLTKPYNRDELRATLRRAVGVQALAVKARQVEHALNESEERFRAIVQSASDAIVVADQEGMIVSCNKSAAELFGYGEADLAGRPLTVLMPARYRDAHAAGLLRLQQTGQSRLIGRPIELHGLKRDGAEFPLELSLATWTSAGGRFFSGIIRDITERKRAEEALRISEERLELAINGSNLGLWDGHPRPGQPWSSPDTPVWWSPRLKALLGYGEQEFPDVLESWTSRLHPDDKEMVFEALSAHINGGRPYDVEYRLRTKRGEYRWFRSRGQAIWDSQGRFVRMAGTLQCVNDRKRAEEALRESEEMFRQLAEHIREVFWLSDPEKTRILYVSPAYETIWGRSCGSLYAYPGSWMDSIHPDDQSRVREAALTKQVPGRYDETYRIIRPDGSIRVIRDRAFPILNRDGRVYRVAGLAEDITERTRE is encoded by the coding sequence ATGATTACATCCACGTCCGATTGCTCCATTCTGATCGTCGACGACGATCCCGACATCGGCTTCACATTGCAGGAGCTGCTGGAACACGACGGGTACAAGGTCGAGTTCGTCGGCACCGGCACCGAAGCCCTGTCTCAGACGCAGGATCGCCACTATAACGCGGTCATTCTCGACCTCGGCCTGCCCGATCTGGACGGCCTCTCCGTGCTGGAGTCGCTTCAACGGATGGACCCGACGCTGCCGGTGATCATCCTCACCGCCTTCACCAATTCCGAGCGGACGATCGGATCCCTGATGCAGGGGGCCTTCGCCTACTTGACCAAACCCTATAACCGGGATGAGCTGCGCGCGACATTGCGCCGGGCTGTGGGCGTCCAGGCGCTGGCGGTCAAGGCGCGGCAGGTCGAGCATGCGCTCAACGAAAGCGAGGAGCGGTTCCGCGCGATCGTCCAGTCGGCGTCGGACGCGATCGTGGTCGCCGATCAGGAGGGGATGATCGTCTCCTGCAACAAGTCGGCCGCCGAGCTGTTCGGCTACGGGGAGGCAGACCTCGCGGGTCGGCCATTGACGGTGCTCATGCCGGCCCGCTACCGTGACGCCCACGCCGCCGGCCTGTTGCGGCTGCAACAGACCGGCCAGAGCCGTTTGATCGGCAGACCCATCGAGCTCCATGGCCTGAAGCGCGACGGCGCCGAGTTTCCCCTTGAGCTCTCGTTGGCGACCTGGACCAGCGCCGGCGGCCGGTTCTTCAGCGGGATCATCCGCGACATCACGGAACGCAAACGGGCCGAAGAGGCCCTGCGCATCAGCGAAGAGCGGCTGGAGCTGGCCATCAACGGATCGAACCTCGGCCTCTGGGACGGCCATCCCCGCCCGGGGCAACCTTGGTCGTCGCCCGACACGCCGGTCTGGTGGTCGCCGCGCCTGAAAGCCCTGCTCGGCTATGGAGAGCAGGAATTTCCGGACGTGCTGGAAAGCTGGACGTCGCGGCTCCATCCGGATGATAAGGAGATGGTGTTCGAAGCCCTCTCCGCCCACATCAACGGCGGGCGCCCCTATGACGTGGAATACCGGCTGCGCACGAAGCGAGGCGAATACCGCTGGTTTCGATCGCGGGGCCAGGCCATCTGGGACAGCCAGGGGCGGTTCGTGCGGATGGCCGGAACGTTGCAGTGCGTGAACGACCGCAAGCGGGCCGAGGAGGCCTTGCGCGAAAGCGAGGAAATGTTTCGCCAATTGGCGGAACACATCCGCGAGGTCTTTTGGCTGTCGGACCCCGAGAAGACGCGCATCCTCTACGTCAGCCCGGCCTATGAAACGATTTGGGGTCGGTCCTGCGGCAGCCTCTACGCCTACCCCGGCTCTTGGATGGATTCGATTCATCCGGACGATCAGTCCCGCGTGCGGGAAGCGGCGCTGACGAAGCAGGTCCCCGGGCGCTATGACGAGACCTATCGCATCATCCGTCCGGACGGATCGATCCGGGTGATCCGAGACCGGGCCTTTCCCATTCTCAATCGCGACGGTCGCGTCTATCGGGTGGCGGGATTGGCCGAAGACATCACCGAACGGACCCGCGAATGA